A window of Solanum stenotomum isolate F172 chromosome 3, ASM1918654v1, whole genome shotgun sequence contains these coding sequences:
- the LOC125859085 gene encoding uncharacterized protein LOC125859085, which translates to MAEYEACILGLRMTIDMNIKELSVIGDFDLLVHQVQGEWTTKNVKILPYLHYIKEFSRRFTKIEFKHVPRAQNEFADALATLSSMIQHPDKNCINPIDIEIHDQHAYCFHVDEELDGKPWYYDIRRLIEAQEYPKNSTSSQKQTLKRMANHFFLNGEILYRRTSDLGLLRCIDAAEATRLLEEIHAGTCGPYMNGFTLAKKILRVGYCWMTMERDSIRHVQKCHQCQVHGDFIRVPPNELNVMGSTWPFAAWGMDVIGPIEPPASNGHRFILVAIDYFTKWVEASTYKAVTKKVVADFVRNNIVCRFGISESIITHNAANLNSDLMKETCEMFKIAHRNSTVYRPQMNGAVEAANKISRRF; encoded by the coding sequence ATGGCGGAATATGAAGCTTGTATTCTTGGACTTAGGATGACCATCGACATGAACATCAAAGAACTCTCGGTGATAGGAGATTTCGACTTATTAGTTCATCAAGTGCAAGGAGAATGGACCACTAAGAATGTCAAGATCCTTCCCTATTTGCATTACATAAAAGAGTTTAGTAGGAGATTCACAAAGATTGAGTTCAAGCATGTCCCTCGAGCTCAAAATGAGTTTGCCGATGCTTTGGCAACATTGTCCTCGATGATTCAACACCCAGACAAGAATTGCATCAACCCTATCGATATAGAGATACATGATCAACATGCATACTGTTTTCATGTAGATGAGGAGCTGGATGGGAAACCCTGGTACTATGACATCAGAAGATTGATAGAAGCACAAGAATATCCTAAAAATTCCACAAGCAGCCAAAAGCAGACTTTGAAGAGGATGGCCAATCATTTCTTCCTTAACGGAGAAATCCTGTATAGGAGAACTTCAGATTTAGGATTGCTGAGGTGCATCGACGCCGCAGAAGCGACAAGGCTTTTAGAAGAAATACATGCAGGAACATGTGGACCTTACATGAATGGGTTCACTTTGGCAAAGAAGATTTTAAGAGTTGGATATTGTTGGATGACCATGGAGAGAGATAGCATTCGGCATGTGCAAAAGTGTCATCAGTGTCAAGTGCATGGAGATTTTATACGGGTTCCACCGAATGAGCTCAATGTGATGGGTTCCACTTGGCCATTTGccgcttggggcatggatgttaTTGGACCGATAGAGCCTCCCGCGTCAAATGGACATCGTTTCATCCTGGTGGCTATCGATTATTTCACAAAATGGGTCGAAGCTTCGACATACAAGGCAGTGACTAAGAAGGTAGTGGCGGACTTTGTTCGCAATAACATAGTTTGTCGGTTTGGAATTTCGGAATCAATCATAACACACAATGCAGCCAACCTCAACAGCGATCTTATGAAGGAAACTTGTGAAATGTTCAAGATTGCTCATCGAAATTCAACAGTTTACCGGCCACAGATGAATGGAGCAGTTGAGGCTGCAAATAAGATATCAAGAAGATTTTAA